In Bacillus horti, the following are encoded in one genomic region:
- a CDS encoding non-ribosomal peptide synthetase, with product MSQKVEIQRIYPLTPMQESMLFHAIMDESNAYIEQISFDAIGDVSIEAFEQSFNLLIARYDGLRTVFKYKNVARPIQIVLKKRKAKVQFHSLKGVEDSSKASFIQDLLEKERQRKFDLTKDIPMRITVIQLEEQVYKMIWCYHHIMMDGWCLSLLFKDFLELYQSTLQGYQPTLSPVYPFHTFVDWLEKQDTEEAQHYWKKHLEGFEQISELPGKRFSEVREPEQNTQQHDSLSFQFSEQDTRALEDLARRTQVTTNSILQAVWGVLLGRYNHTHDVAFGVVVSGRPPEIVGIESMIGLFINTVPMRVEMSGSASFIEVVEDMQRVTLEAQRYAHLSLSDIQSQSLLKQNVIDHIMAFENYPIQEQMQQGESSTNDALTFEIDNVQIFEQTNYDFNIIISPGMEMQVKFSFNTAVYERSFIQQIGGHVQQIIKTILGQPNIRIDEIPIVTEEEEAVLRGFHTASLDGGLGSYPRNKLLPELFAEQVALRPDALAVVQGERGFTYMELEEESDRLAQRLIQQGIQRGERVGLMAGRSADMVVGMLGIVKAGGAYLSLEAGLPEERKQYMLQDGGVRWIVVSEALRQGVPAGAVALVLGAEEEESGASRGEDRGVTLGASNVQASLSTSEAVAESAAGIAGERISKGSAEQVAYVMYTSGSTGTPKGVMVTHRNVVRLVKQSNYVQLEAGDRLLQTGASGFDANTFEVWGTLLNGLTVYFVEDDILLETERLGEALQAYQISTMWLTSPLFNQLAQQKPSIFQGMKQLLVGGDVLSPVHIEQVRQACPSLTVINGYGPTENTTFSVCYRVEPGERIEGAIPIGYPISHSSAYILNEQQQLKPIGVAGELCVGGDGVALGYLNQAPLTKERFVPDPFLPEGRMYRTGDLARWLPDGRIEYLGRMDQQVKLRGYRVETGEVESQLLKLAGVRDAVVLVREHGGEKQLCAYYVADQDLDVAELKAKLKAKLPDYMIPTLMMSMEKLPLTANGKIDRAQLPEPDRTQLAWSEEPPAGEVEERLAQLWQDVLGVEHVGRGDHFFEMGGHSLKATQLLTRIHKEFQVEVPLRSIFKASQFIDMAKAIEQASLKEKGVIPNIESRSEYRTSPAQKQILAIQQMNKESISYNIPWGLFIKGELKHEDIEEILKKLIQRHEAFRTSFLFKESGPVQIVQPNASFTMEYIELDEARDDQYPEGMGEEEIDQIFESFVRPFDVSQAPLLRAGLVKCAENKHFFMCDMHHLISDGTSMSILLEELTALCNGESVPPLRIQYKDYAEWQEGRIQSGDFQEQKAYWQSVLGGDLPELSLPTDFSRPQVRSFAGDRVEFMVDQDLTQKLHSVAQATRTTLFSVLLASLNILLHRYSGQRDIIVGSPVAGRTHSDLERVIGMFVNTLAFRTHLAENISFQNLLQTVQMNVVKGLENQEYPLDKVIKDLSLSVQPNRNPLFDVVLVLQNMTKPAGQIQSLQFESYEFNPGTAKFDLTLQAIEQDGQLACTFEFSTDLFKRETVTHFSADFIRILEQISSNPEIELQDIQLEKRYKKLKQVIKEDVSFKF from the coding sequence GTGAGTCAAAAGGTTGAAATTCAAAGAATATATCCACTAACTCCTATGCAAGAGTCCATGCTTTTCCACGCCATTATGGATGAATCAAATGCTTATATTGAACAAATTTCATTTGATGCGATAGGGGACGTTAGTATAGAAGCCTTTGAACAAAGCTTTAACTTGCTAATAGCAAGGTATGATGGGCTACGAACCGTCTTTAAATACAAAAATGTGGCTAGACCTATTCAGATTGTGCTTAAGAAAAGGAAGGCCAAGGTTCAGTTCCATAGTCTAAAGGGGGTAGAGGACTCAAGTAAGGCTTCATTTATCCAAGACCTCCTTGAAAAGGAGCGTCAAAGAAAATTTGATTTGACTAAGGACATACCTATGAGGATTACCGTTATCCAGCTTGAGGAACAAGTCTATAAAATGATTTGGTGCTACCATCATATTATGATGGATGGCTGGTGTCTTAGCTTATTGTTTAAGGATTTCTTGGAGCTATATCAGTCAACGCTACAAGGATATCAGCCAACACTATCCCCTGTATACCCGTTTCACACGTTTGTTGATTGGCTTGAAAAGCAGGATACGGAGGAAGCACAGCATTACTGGAAGAAGCATTTGGAGGGCTTTGAGCAAATTAGTGAGCTTCCGGGCAAGCGTTTCTCAGAGGTAAGGGAACCAGAGCAAAATACTCAGCAGCATGATTCCTTAAGCTTTCAATTCTCAGAGCAGGATACGAGGGCATTAGAGGACCTAGCAAGGAGAACTCAAGTAACGACAAATTCTATCCTTCAGGCTGTATGGGGGGTCTTGCTGGGGAGATATAACCATACGCATGACGTAGCTTTTGGAGTGGTCGTATCCGGAAGACCACCTGAAATTGTAGGAATCGAAAGTATGATAGGGCTATTTATCAATACGGTCCCTATGAGAGTAGAGATGTCTGGTTCAGCATCCTTTATCGAAGTGGTTGAGGACATGCAGAGGGTTACACTGGAGGCTCAAAGATACGCTCATTTATCTCTATCAGACATTCAATCACAATCGCTACTAAAGCAGAATGTCATAGATCATATCATGGCTTTTGAAAACTATCCTATTCAAGAGCAAATGCAGCAAGGCGAATCGTCTACTAATGATGCCTTAACGTTTGAGATAGATAATGTACAGATTTTTGAGCAGACAAACTATGATTTCAATATTATTATTAGCCCTGGAATGGAAATGCAGGTGAAGTTTTCCTTTAACACAGCTGTGTACGAGCGAAGCTTTATTCAGCAAATAGGCGGACATGTTCAGCAGATCATTAAGACGATCCTAGGCCAGCCAAATATACGCATTGACGAGATTCCTATCGTAACGGAGGAGGAAGAGGCTGTTCTGCGCGGCTTCCATACAGCAAGCCTTGATGGTGGGCTTGGTAGCTATCCGAGGAATAAGCTGCTGCCGGAGCTGTTTGCTGAGCAGGTTGCCTTAAGACCCGACGCTTTGGCTGTCGTCCAAGGGGAACGAGGTTTCACGTACATGGAGCTAGAGGAGGAGAGTGATCGGCTGGCTCAGCGTCTGATTCAGCAAGGGATACAACGTGGAGAGCGAGTGGGCCTTATGGCAGGTCGGTCCGCGGATATGGTCGTTGGGATGCTGGGCATTGTGAAGGCTGGAGGAGCGTATCTTTCGTTAGAGGCAGGGCTTCCTGAGGAGCGGAAGCAGTATATGCTCCAGGACGGAGGAGTCCGCTGGATTGTAGTGTCGGAGGCGCTTAGACAGGGCGTTCCTGCGGGGGCTGTGGCTCTTGTGCTGGGTGCAGAGGAGGAAGAATCTGGAGCTTCAAGAGGTGAGGATAGAGGAGTCACGCTAGGAGCTTCGAATGTACAGGCTAGTTTAAGCACATCTGAGGCAGTGGCAGAATCAGCAGCAGGAATAGCGGGGGAACGGATCAGCAAAGGCTCGGCTGAGCAGGTAGCCTATGTGATGTATACGTCAGGCTCAACAGGGACCCCGAAGGGGGTCATGGTCACTCACCGAAATGTGGTCAGACTCGTGAAGCAAAGCAATTATGTACAGCTGGAGGCTGGAGATCGACTACTGCAAACCGGAGCGAGTGGCTTTGACGCTAACACCTTTGAAGTCTGGGGAACGCTTTTGAATGGTCTGACCGTCTATTTCGTGGAGGATGACATTCTGCTTGAGACGGAGCGTTTAGGAGAAGCGCTACAAGCCTATCAGATTAGCACGATGTGGCTCACATCTCCCCTATTTAATCAGCTGGCGCAGCAAAAGCCTAGCATCTTCCAAGGGATGAAGCAGCTGCTTGTAGGGGGAGATGTGCTGTCCCCCGTGCATATTGAGCAGGTCAGACAGGCTTGTCCCAGTCTAACGGTGATCAATGGCTACGGGCCGACTGAAAACACGACCTTCTCCGTGTGTTATCGAGTAGAACCGGGGGAGAGGATCGAAGGAGCCATTCCGATTGGCTACCCGATCAGTCACTCTAGCGCCTACATTCTGAATGAACAGCAGCAGCTCAAGCCCATTGGGGTTGCGGGAGAGCTGTGTGTAGGTGGCGATGGAGTAGCACTAGGCTATCTGAATCAGGCGCCTCTCACAAAAGAACGCTTCGTTCCTGACCCGTTTCTGCCTGAGGGCAGAATGTATCGAACGGGAGACCTAGCCCGTTGGCTACCCGATGGACGGATCGAATACCTTGGACGGATGGATCAGCAGGTCAAGCTGAGAGGGTATCGGGTGGAGACCGGAGAGGTGGAAAGCCAGCTCCTGAAGCTTGCTGGGGTTCGAGATGCTGTTGTTCTCGTCAGAGAACATGGAGGGGAAAAGCAGCTTTGTGCGTATTATGTAGCGGATCAGGATCTAGACGTAGCGGAGCTAAAGGCCAAGCTGAAAGCAAAGCTACCCGACTACATGATCCCGACCCTGATGATGAGCATGGAGAAGCTACCTCTGACAGCGAACGGGAAGATTGATCGGGCCCAGTTGCCTGAGCCTGATCGCACTCAACTGGCGTGGAGCGAAGAGCCGCCAGCTGGGGAGGTGGAGGAGCGTTTAGCCCAGCTTTGGCAGGATGTGTTAGGCGTAGAGCATGTGGGACGAGGGGATCACTTTTTCGAGATGGGAGGCCATTCCTTGAAGGCGACCCAGCTGTTAACGCGGATTCATAAGGAGTTTCAGGTGGAGGTTCCGCTACGATCGATCTTTAAGGCTAGCCAGTTCATTGATATGGCAAAGGCTATTGAGCAGGCCAGTTTAAAAGAAAAAGGAGTGATTCCTAACATTGAATCGCGTTCTGAATATAGAACCTCGCCAGCCCAAAAGCAAATACTAGCTATACAGCAAATGAATAAAGAAAGTATCTCCTATAACATTCCCTGGGGCTTGTTCATAAAGGGAGAGCTAAAGCATGAGGATATCGAAGAGATCCTTAAGAAGCTCATTCAAAGACATGAAGCGTTTAGAACATCATTCCTTTTTAAAGAATCGGGCCCAGTACAGATTGTTCAGCCTAACGCTAGCTTTACTATGGAGTATATAGAATTGGATGAAGCTAGAGATGATCAATATCCTGAAGGTATGGGTGAAGAGGAAATAGACCAAATCTTTGAGTCCTTTGTTCGTCCGTTTGACGTGTCACAGGCTCCTTTGCTTAGGGCGGGCTTGGTAAAGTGTGCGGAGAATAAACACTTCTTTATGTGTGACATGCATCATCTAATATCTGATGGTACATCAATGAGCATCCTGCTGGAGGAGCTAACAGCGTTGTGTAATGGGGAGAGTGTCCCTCCACTTAGAATTCAATATAAGGATTATGCGGAGTGGCAGGAAGGCAGGATTCAGTCTGGAGACTTTCAAGAGCAAAAAGCGTATTGGCAGTCTGTATTAGGTGGAGATTTACCAGAGCTTAGCCTGCCAACCGATTTCTCCAGGCCACAGGTCAGAAGCTTTGCTGGAGACCGAGTTGAGTTTATGGTAGATCAGGACCTAACCCAAAAGCTTCACTCTGTTGCCCAGGCTACACGCACCACATTGTTTTCCGTTCTACTAGCAAGCTTAAATATCTTGCTCCACAGATATAGCGGACAGAGAGATATTATCGTAGGATCGCCTGTAGCAGGAAGAACTCATAGTGACCTAGAGCGTGTGATCGGCATGTTTGTAAATACGCTGGCTTTTAGAACACATCTAGCAGAGAATATAAGCTTTCAAAATTTGTTACAAACGGTTCAGATGAATGTTGTAAAAGGCTTAGAAAATCAAGAGTATCCATTGGATAAGGTGATTAAGGACTTATCCCTAAGCGTGCAACCCAATCGCAACCCACTATTTGATGTCGTTCTTGTTCTTCAAAACATGACTAAGCCAGCAGGACAAATACAGAGTCTACAATTTGAGTCTTATGAGTTCAATCCTGGTACGGCCAAGTTTGATCTCACCTTACAAGCTATTGAGCAAGATGGACAGTTAGCATGCACGTTCGAATTTAGTACAGATTTATTTAAACGGGAAACGGTGACCCATTTTTCAGCTGATTTTATACGAATATTGGAGCAAATATCAAGCAATCCTGAAATAGAACTACAGGATATTCAATTAGAGAAACGCTATAAGAAGTTAAAGCAAGTCATTAAAGAGGATGTAAGCTTTAAATTTTAG